One Fuerstiella marisgermanici DNA window includes the following coding sequences:
- a CDS encoding CHAT domain-containing protein, producing the protein MLCRTFLFILPLLFHSSVRCDEAVDNSQAAEQDSENLRKQRDDLWRQANAARQETHFAEAIGFGERMLAVEKAWLGDEDSEVTATIAWLAGVDEQAGNWESAIARRRTAWDRRIAALGNDAYQTIDARLAWEHSRLLSQLTDTQRSDLQRAEHLLSQGRKAYRVGQHTDAFDATLEASQIFKVVLGEEHRVYANTLNTIGAFYTKLGDYGRAEALLEQTRVVRKKVLGEQHPEFASGLNDLAGVCKAIRKYATAERLYKQARPIWKKTRGEDHPDYANSLLNLADLYELMGDYPKALPLVEQALKIRKKVFGEDHPDYATGLHILARLNRLMCDYAKAESHFEQALEIRKRALGEEHPEYTNSLNSLAVLYKEIGDYAKALPLYEQALEIEKRVGGEEHLSYATMLFNLASLYEAVGDYAKAVPLYQQSRDIRKRVGGEEHPDYVNSLSKFASLYEVIGDYGKALPLYEQCRDITMRVLGDEHPNYATILNNLAVCHMSMSDYGNALPLLEQALRIRKKVFGEHHPEYTQSLENVASLHSLLGEYAKAEPLFEQALKIRKKVHGREHPDYATTLDNMASVYEMTGDYGRSEQFASDSLRLTRSLLDRSAVILSERQQLAMSQMLRHRLDSYVSLTLESDEFLSQAARQVLQWKGATLVRQRSMRRAADEPGIADGFAKLQQVTRQLAALSRAAPTENIADWKQQISQLTHDKERLEAQLSRDSASFRAAMQKIKFEQIQAAIPANGVLVDFLQFERSTPAERKGQRDKTTSLLAVIVKGDGEPQLMELGPIASLSEAIDTWRLTFGMSPQGKRAGLAIRQQIWEPLLKHINDAKTVLVSTDGVLGRLPLAALPGTEAGTYLIEDHHLAMIPVPQLLPALVNDLGTKQLDRELLLLGDVDYDSTQSEIKQDDGKKRRKKRRPGKNRADLVETEFSRLPGTATEVNDLQVLYGELFEADDDDVMALKKAEATEASIRSLAGQFRHVHLATHGFFASADHKSALSTNANRSAMDRGHRTIRDSEVTGWNPGLLSGLALAGANLEPAPGQDDGILTAQEIAFLPLNGVDTVVLSACQTGLGEAAGGEGLIGIQRSFQIAGVRTTVASLWKVDDVVTQRLMSRFYRNLWDNEMSRLDALREAQLYILNHPDSIRGASITPSDAPDRTPPYFWAAFQLSGDWR; encoded by the coding sequence ATGCTGTGCCGAACGTTTTTGTTCATCCTGCCGTTGCTGTTTCATTCGTCCGTTCGCTGCGATGAAGCCGTGGACAACTCGCAGGCCGCTGAACAGGACTCAGAGAATCTTCGGAAGCAACGCGACGATCTGTGGCGGCAAGCGAACGCCGCTCGTCAGGAAACGCACTTTGCGGAAGCCATCGGCTTCGGGGAAAGAATGCTCGCCGTAGAAAAGGCGTGGTTGGGCGACGAGGACAGCGAGGTCACGGCAACGATCGCATGGCTGGCCGGTGTTGATGAGCAGGCCGGAAATTGGGAGTCGGCAATCGCACGACGGAGAACAGCGTGGGACCGTCGCATTGCGGCGCTGGGTAATGATGCCTATCAGACGATCGACGCTCGACTTGCCTGGGAACACAGCCGCCTGCTGTCACAGCTTACCGATACGCAACGCAGCGATCTGCAACGTGCTGAACACCTCCTAAGCCAAGGCAGGAAGGCCTATCGAGTAGGACAGCATACAGACGCATTTGACGCGACGTTAGAAGCCAGTCAGATTTTCAAAGTAGTTCTAGGCGAGGAGCACCGGGTCTACGCCAACACGCTCAACACCATCGGGGCGTTCTACACGAAGCTGGGGGATTACGGGCGTGCCGAAGCACTCTTAGAACAAACTCGTGTTGTCAGGAAGAAAGTCTTGGGCGAACAGCATCCGGAATTTGCGAGTGGCTTGAACGACCTCGCTGGCGTGTGTAAGGCGATACGAAAATACGCAACAGCCGAACGGCTCTATAAGCAGGCTCGCCCTATCTGGAAAAAAACTCGAGGCGAAGATCATCCGGACTACGCCAATAGCCTCCTCAATCTCGCAGACCTCTACGAGTTGATGGGGGATTACCCCAAAGCCTTACCGCTTGTTGAGCAAGCTCTCAAGATTAGGAAGAAAGTCTTCGGCGAAGACCATCCAGACTACGCCACCGGCCTGCACATCCTTGCTCGCTTGAATCGTTTGATGTGTGATTACGCCAAAGCCGAATCACACTTTGAGCAAGCACTGGAGATCAGAAAAAGAGCCCTCGGCGAAGAGCATCCGGAGTACACCAACAGCCTGAACAGTCTCGCAGTCCTGTATAAGGAGATCGGTGACTACGCAAAAGCCTTACCGCTTTATGAGCAGGCTCTCGAGATCGAGAAGAGAGTCGGCGGCGAAGAGCATTTGAGCTATGCCACAATGCTATTCAATCTCGCTAGCCTGTATGAGGCGGTAGGTGATTATGCCAAAGCCGTGCCGCTCTATCAGCAGTCTCGCGACATCAGAAAGAGAGTCGGCGGCGAAGAGCATCCGGACTACGTTAACAGCCTGTCCAAGTTCGCTAGTCTGTATGAGGTGATCGGTGACTATGGCAAAGCCCTGCCGCTCTATGAGCAATGTCGCGACATCACGATGAGAGTCCTCGGCGACGAGCATCCCAACTACGCCACGATCCTGAACAATCTCGCTGTATGCCATATGTCGATGAGTGATTACGGCAACGCCTTACCACTTCTTGAGCAAGCTCTCAGGATTAGGAAGAAAGTCTTCGGCGAACATCATCCGGAGTACACCCAAAGCCTGGAGAATGTCGCTTCCCTACATTCATTGTTAGGGGAATACGCAAAAGCCGAGCCGCTCTTTGAGCAAGCTCTTAAGATCAGAAAAAAGGTCCACGGCAGAGAGCACCCGGACTACGCCACCACACTCGACAACATGGCGTCGGTCTACGAGATGACGGGGGACTACGGGCGTTCCGAACAGTTTGCGTCGGACTCACTGCGATTGACACGATCTCTGCTGGACAGATCTGCCGTCATCCTTTCCGAACGACAGCAACTGGCGATGAGTCAGATGTTGCGACACAGACTTGATAGTTACGTTTCGTTGACGTTGGAGAGTGACGAGTTTCTATCCCAGGCAGCGCGGCAAGTCTTACAGTGGAAAGGCGCTACGCTGGTCCGTCAGCGGTCTATGCGACGGGCGGCGGACGAACCCGGCATCGCGGACGGATTCGCAAAACTGCAGCAGGTCACTCGCCAATTGGCCGCCCTCTCTCGTGCCGCGCCAACGGAAAACATTGCCGACTGGAAACAGCAGATTTCCCAACTCACCCACGACAAGGAACGACTGGAAGCTCAGCTCAGCCGCGACAGTGCCAGCTTCCGTGCGGCGATGCAGAAAATCAAATTTGAACAGATTCAAGCCGCGATCCCTGCAAATGGTGTTCTGGTCGACTTTCTGCAATTCGAACGATCAACTCCGGCGGAAAGGAAAGGGCAACGGGATAAGACCACTTCTCTGCTGGCGGTCATTGTCAAAGGCGACGGTGAACCTCAGCTTATGGAACTGGGACCGATCGCATCGCTCAGCGAAGCCATCGACACATGGCGACTGACGTTTGGCATGTCCCCGCAGGGAAAACGGGCCGGACTGGCCATCCGTCAGCAGATTTGGGAACCACTGCTGAAGCACATCAACGACGCAAAGACCGTCCTGGTGTCCACGGACGGAGTTCTGGGTCGACTGCCACTGGCGGCATTGCCGGGCACAGAAGCGGGCACCTACCTGATTGAAGACCATCATCTGGCCATGATTCCTGTTCCTCAGTTGTTGCCAGCGTTGGTGAATGATCTGGGAACCAAACAACTGGATCGAGAACTGCTGCTGTTGGGGGATGTGGACTACGATTCGACACAGAGTGAGATCAAGCAGGACGACGGAAAAAAACGGCGGAAGAAACGTCGTCCCGGAAAGAACCGAGCGGATCTGGTTGAGACCGAGTTCAGCCGGTTGCCCGGCACTGCGACCGAAGTGAATGACTTGCAGGTTCTGTATGGCGAATTGTTTGAAGCCGATGACGACGATGTGATGGCTCTGAAGAAAGCGGAGGCCACGGAAGCCAGTATCCGCAGCCTGGCCGGTCAGTTTCGTCACGTGCATCTGGCGACGCACGGGTTTTTCGCATCTGCCGACCACAAATCCGCTTTGTCCACCAATGCCAATCGTTCGGCTATGGACCGTGGCCACCGCACGATTCGTGACAGCGAGGTGACTGGCTGGAACCCCGGACTGCTGTCCGGCCTGGCTCTGGCCGGCGCGAATCTGGAACCAGCTCCAGGACAGGACGACGGCATCCTGACGGCTCAGGAGATCGCCTTTCTGCCGTTGAACGGTGTCGACACAGTGGTGTTGTCGGCGTGTCAAACTGGACTGGGAGAAGCGGCTGGTGGCGAAGGCCTGATTGGCATTCAGCGGTCGTTTCAAATCGCCGGAGTCCGCACGACAGTTGCCAGCCTGTGGAAAGTTGACGACGTCGTGACACAGCGCCTGATGTCGCGTTTCTATCGCAACCTCTGGGACAACGAAATGTCCCGACTGGACGCTCTGCGAGAAGCTCAACTGTACATCCTCAATCATCCCGACAGCATCCGCGGAGCATCAATCACCCCCTCAGACGCCCCCGACCGCACACCACCCTACTTCTGGGCCGCCTTCCAGCTATCCGGCGACTGGCGGTGA
- a CDS encoding DUF3592 domain-containing protein, which produces MNPKTETKLLRLRDFAFGMGLIALTWYGIGYLIDANAALVERLETTSVVVSEDASRSDFELKGAKASLYNFSYTYTVEGEEYEGSDSISSPLSIRERTLDGKELLTATAYYDPQDPADSYLEKPDTWFVEKIRTGIVVLLSLGSLAALFGNRESEEAERVKAKSAKQREQRATKYARISSSTLPENVNSMKDGNRYQGICGACETQTEVRLTKLKDSWFGICTKCYFSKDW; this is translated from the coding sequence ATGAACCCAAAGACTGAAACTAAACTGCTTAGGCTTAGAGATTTTGCATTCGGCATGGGCCTTATTGCACTGACCTGGTACGGCATTGGCTACTTGATCGATGCGAACGCAGCATTGGTTGAACGCCTTGAAACCACCAGCGTGGTGGTCAGCGAAGACGCCTCCCGTTCAGACTTCGAACTGAAGGGGGCAAAAGCTTCGCTGTATAATTTCTCGTACACGTACACAGTCGAGGGGGAGGAATACGAAGGGTCCGATTCCATCTCAAGCCCATTGAGTATTCGAGAACGAACGCTGGACGGAAAAGAGTTGCTAACGGCAACAGCCTACTACGACCCTCAGGATCCGGCTGACAGCTATCTTGAGAAGCCAGACACGTGGTTTGTTGAGAAAATCAGAACCGGAATTGTTGTACTGCTTTCCCTCGGCTCACTAGCCGCCTTGTTTGGCAACCGGGAATCAGAAGAAGCAGAGCGAGTGAAGGCAAAGTCTGCCAAGCAGAGGGAGCAAAGAGCGACTAAGTACGCTCGCATTTCATCCTCAACGTTGCCGGAAAATGTGAACTCTATGAAAGACGGTAACCGGTATCAGGGAATTTGTGGAGCTTGTGAAACTCAGACTGAAGTTCGCTTAACGAAACTCAAAGATTCGTGGTTTGGCATTTGTACGAAGTGCTATTTCTCGAAAGATTGGTGA
- a CDS encoding YbjN domain-containing protein — translation MSTNMNQLLDYLQREELNVADHNEEHAFLRFDGDSGDQKLVLSVDEGRLLQSFVYPAFRVPEGSRPDIAIAVSRANYGLKVGKFELDMNDGELRYQAALLFDGDLPADKVMDRVVYVGLSMMDRYMPAFMSVIYGNEPARDAVALVEQI, via the coding sequence ATGAGCACGAACATGAATCAATTGCTGGATTACCTGCAGCGGGAAGAGCTGAATGTCGCCGACCACAATGAAGAACACGCATTCTTACGCTTCGACGGCGATAGCGGCGATCAAAAACTCGTGCTGTCCGTTGACGAAGGGCGTTTGTTGCAGAGTTTCGTCTATCCGGCGTTCCGAGTGCCCGAAGGCAGTCGTCCGGATATCGCCATTGCGGTGTCACGGGCCAACTACGGACTCAAGGTCGGCAAGTTTGAACTCGACATGAACGATGGTGAACTCCGCTACCAGGCGGCGTTGCTGTTTGACGGCGATTTGCCAGCCGATAAGGTGATGGACCGAGTCGTGTATGTTGGTCTGAGTATGATGGATCGATACATGCCTGCCTTCATGTCGGTGATCTACGGCAACGAACCTGCCCGTGACGCCGTGGCATTGGTCGAACAGATATGA
- a CDS encoding CCA tRNA nucleotidyltransferase — MLSTIVNEIVQSGGRAFEVGGCVRDYILSLPCKDLDIEVFDLDADTLTAILEKFGRVDQVGASFGVIKLKANDGTEFDFTLPRRESKTGQGHRGFQVDVDHTMTLAEAAARRDYTLNAIYRCASNGEILDPHGGLADLNSKTLKATSPHFAEDPLRVLRGMQFAARFDMSIDSHTASLARSLRAEYSTLARERVWAEWHKWATRGRTPSCGLRLLESTGWLELYPELSALIDVPQDPEWHPEGDVWTHTQLVCDAAAAIADREELDEFDRTVLIFSALCHDLGKATTTKFVDGRWRARGHCEAGVPLTRRFLESIGCPESIIVVVEPLVAEHLAHANPAQSPKAVRRLSHRLGDATMVQLVHLVEADMNGRPPLPRGLPDSVRQMMEIAGKLNVQKSSPQPIILGRHLIALGHQPDVWFGDVLRACFEAQLDGDFESEAEGIRFLKKTLSNQ; from the coding sequence ATGCTTTCAACAATCGTCAACGAAATCGTTCAATCCGGTGGCCGAGCTTTTGAAGTTGGCGGCTGCGTCCGCGATTACATCCTGTCTCTGCCCTGCAAAGATCTGGACATCGAAGTCTTTGATCTGGATGCTGACACCCTGACGGCGATTCTGGAGAAATTCGGCCGCGTTGATCAGGTCGGTGCCTCGTTTGGTGTCATTAAGCTGAAGGCGAACGACGGCACGGAATTTGATTTCACGCTGCCCAGACGCGAAAGCAAGACAGGACAGGGGCATCGCGGATTTCAGGTCGATGTCGATCACACGATGACTTTGGCAGAAGCCGCCGCGCGGCGTGACTATACACTGAACGCCATTTATCGCTGTGCTTCCAATGGGGAGATTCTTGATCCTCACGGCGGCTTGGCAGATCTGAACAGCAAGACACTCAAGGCCACGAGTCCTCATTTTGCCGAAGATCCTTTGCGGGTGCTGCGCGGAATGCAGTTTGCCGCTCGGTTCGACATGTCGATCGATTCTCACACCGCGTCTTTAGCGCGTTCGCTGCGTGCGGAATACTCAACGTTGGCTCGGGAACGTGTTTGGGCCGAGTGGCATAAATGGGCGACACGAGGACGAACGCCTTCGTGCGGTCTGCGATTGCTGGAATCAACAGGCTGGCTGGAACTGTATCCGGAATTGTCTGCTTTGATTGATGTGCCGCAGGATCCGGAATGGCACCCGGAGGGCGACGTTTGGACACATACTCAATTGGTTTGTGATGCTGCGGCGGCAATTGCCGATCGAGAAGAACTGGACGAATTTGATCGAACCGTACTGATTTTCTCTGCTCTGTGTCACGATCTTGGAAAAGCGACAACAACGAAATTCGTCGACGGCCGTTGGCGAGCACGCGGGCATTGTGAAGCGGGTGTACCGCTGACTCGCAGGTTTCTGGAGAGCATTGGTTGTCCGGAGTCGATCATCGTCGTCGTTGAACCTCTCGTGGCCGAACATCTGGCGCATGCGAATCCTGCCCAGTCGCCCAAAGCTGTACGTCGACTGTCGCACCGGCTCGGCGATGCCACGATGGTACAGCTCGTCCACCTGGTCGAAGCCGACATGAATGGGCGACCACCGTTACCAAGAGGGCTTCCGGATTCGGTCCGTCAAATGATGGAAATCGCTGGCAAACTCAACGTTCAAAAGAGCAGTCCCCAGCCAATCATCCTTGGACGTCATCTGATTGCCTTGGGCCATCAACCTGACGTTTGGTTTGGTGACGTACTTCGAGCCTGCTTCGAAGCCCAATTAGATGGCGACTTTGAGTCCGAAGCTGAAGGGATTCGATTTCTAAAGAAAACCCTGAGCAACCAATAG
- a CDS encoding IS630 family transposase gives MERIVPELGARDKKRIKGQSRQCQDAALKTRYLIIVNLMDGQTVAQTASALQVGRSTVYKVAKRFREHREAGLVDRREENGRRKMDDEYLTQLHEIVAGSAQDYGWRRPTWTREMPTTTMTRLTRVRIHVSTMSRALKQIGARLGRPKPAVGCPWPERQKNRRLQAIQEIVDQLPKDEVAVYEDEVDIHLNPKIGPDWMTRGQQKEVMTPGKNEKRYLAGAFDSRTNELIWVEGEKKNTLLFIQLLWKLVQHLCNITRMQK, from the coding sequence ATGGAACGAATTGTGCCCGAACTGGGCGCTCGTGACAAGAAACGAATCAAAGGACAGTCGCGTCAGTGTCAGGATGCGGCATTAAAAACCAGGTACTTGATCATTGTGAATCTGATGGACGGTCAAACGGTCGCTCAAACAGCATCGGCGCTCCAGGTGGGACGTTCGACAGTTTACAAGGTGGCAAAACGATTCCGCGAACACCGAGAAGCAGGACTTGTCGACCGGCGTGAGGAAAATGGCCGAAGAAAAATGGACGATGAGTATCTCACGCAACTGCATGAGATCGTTGCCGGTTCGGCTCAGGATTACGGCTGGCGGCGTCCCACGTGGACTCGTGAAATGCCGACAACAACGATGACTCGACTGACGCGCGTTCGCATTCACGTTTCCACGATGAGTCGAGCTCTGAAACAGATTGGAGCCAGGCTCGGGCGCCCCAAGCCTGCCGTTGGCTGCCCGTGGCCGGAAAGGCAGAAAAACAGGCGGTTGCAAGCCATTCAGGAGATTGTTGACCAGCTTCCGAAGGATGAGGTTGCGGTGTACGAAGATGAAGTGGACATCCATCTGAATCCGAAGATCGGTCCGGACTGGATGACACGTGGGCAACAGAAAGAAGTCATGACCCCCGGCAAGAATGAGAAACGTTATCTGGCGGGGGCGTTTGATTCACGGACCAATGAATTGATTTGGGTGGAGGGTGAGAAGAAGAACACATTGCTGTTCATTCAGCTGCTCTGGAAACTTGTGCAACATTTGTGCAACATTACTCGGATGCAAAAGTGA
- a CDS encoding transposase, which yields MIHVILDNFSIHSTKQVEISLATEHGLRFRLHFLPPYCPDHNRIERVWK from the coding sequence GTGATCCATGTGATTCTGGACAACTTTTCGATTCACTCGACAAAGCAGGTGGAAATCAGCCTCGCCACTGAACATGGCCTGCGATTTCGTCTGCACTTCCTGCCGCCATACTGCCCCGATCACAACCGAATCGAGCGTGTGTGGAAGTAG
- a CDS encoding IS66 family transposase codes for MDTDVSQIIAVEVKQLVLSLQREVAELRDENRRLRDRIEELEGKNPTERLDEAFSVTAEERRRAETGRRKGRKKQSSARRGRRTTEQKADNAERRELILPEGYNVAECRFVRERFVWRVINGQAVQVVYEIYHGPNGEKSEIPGVWPRSEFGIEVHIALARIVTITGLSIDKTCALIEFFWNLPLGKSQADALLNQLARRWEQEFESLCDLMAFSAIVHADETSWSINSVWAFLSEKARVLIFGCRKDGDTLAQILSKELFGGVLVSDDAAVYRGFSHAQKCWAHLLRKAIRLTLLKPDNEEYQRLLDGLLEIFYAAKRHAADGRLGDAGRAAKVDELDNTLAALLVRYCAEDSDVRAADFGKDFDNLVSELIRLMTEEELFCFVTSPAAPATNNEAERSLRGAAMDRRTGRTSKTSKGARRRSILTSVLESLNLHLKTPTLSSVVAEVMTWQQDGFSLFDRLKLEVGLTSAPPGQSRLSKLVPAN; via the coding sequence ATGGACACGGATGTCAGTCAGATCATCGCTGTGGAAGTGAAGCAGCTTGTGCTTAGCCTGCAGCGTGAGGTTGCGGAGCTGCGGGACGAGAACCGGCGGCTGCGTGATCGGATTGAAGAGCTCGAAGGTAAGAACCCCACAGAGCGACTCGACGAGGCGTTTTCGGTGACGGCGGAAGAGAGACGCCGCGCTGAAACGGGCCGCCGAAAAGGTCGCAAAAAACAATCCTCGGCGCGTCGCGGTCGTCGCACAACCGAGCAGAAAGCGGACAACGCCGAACGACGCGAACTCATTCTGCCGGAAGGTTACAACGTCGCAGAGTGCCGTTTCGTTCGGGAACGTTTCGTCTGGAGAGTGATCAACGGCCAAGCCGTGCAGGTCGTCTATGAAATCTATCACGGCCCCAACGGCGAGAAATCCGAAATTCCGGGCGTGTGGCCGCGGTCCGAATTCGGCATTGAAGTTCATATCGCGCTGGCTCGCATTGTGACCATCACGGGACTGTCGATCGACAAGACGTGTGCATTGATTGAATTCTTCTGGAATCTGCCGCTCGGCAAATCCCAGGCGGACGCTCTGTTGAATCAACTGGCACGGCGTTGGGAACAGGAATTCGAATCTCTGTGTGACCTGATGGCGTTCAGTGCGATTGTGCATGCAGACGAAACCAGTTGGAGTATCAACAGCGTGTGGGCTTTTTTGTCGGAGAAGGCGCGCGTGCTGATCTTCGGATGCCGCAAAGACGGCGACACACTGGCTCAGATCCTGTCGAAAGAATTGTTTGGAGGCGTGCTTGTTTCGGACGATGCGGCCGTGTACCGAGGTTTCAGTCACGCACAGAAATGCTGGGCTCACCTGCTGCGGAAGGCCATCCGTCTGACGCTGCTGAAGCCGGACAACGAAGAGTACCAGCGACTGCTCGACGGCCTGCTGGAAATTTTCTACGCGGCCAAACGCCACGCCGCCGATGGTCGTCTTGGCGATGCCGGTCGTGCGGCGAAGGTCGATGAACTTGATAACACGCTGGCGGCTCTGCTGGTGCGTTACTGCGCCGAGGATTCCGATGTTCGGGCGGCCGACTTCGGCAAGGATTTTGACAACCTGGTCTCAGAACTGATTCGGCTGATGACGGAAGAGGAGTTGTTTTGTTTTGTGACAAGCCCGGCCGCGCCAGCAACGAACAACGAAGCGGAACGCAGTCTTCGCGGCGCGGCCATGGACCGTCGCACAGGTCGAACGAGCAAAACATCGAAGGGAGCCCGTCGCCGCAGCATTCTTACAAGCGTCCTGGAATCGCTGAATCTCCATCTGAAAACACCAACGCTCAGTTCCGTGGTGGCCGAGGTCATGACGTGGCAGCAGGATGGATTCAGTCTGTTTGATCGACTGAAACTTGAAGTCGGCCTGACCTCCGCGCCGCCCGGTCAGTCGCGACTGTCCAAACTCGTCCCCGCCAACTGA
- a CDS encoding ISAs1 family transposase, which produces MSTVELAVTQELTGNIVHYFDQLKDPRSNINRLHLLGDVIVIAICGVLANADGPSAIAEWARLNADGLQKHLALPHGIPKKDTYRRVLSLLKPNDFQACFVQWIESLEGLSDEQKEGYRKQIAIDGKALRRSHDKKNGLGALFIVSAWASDQGISLGQVATEEKSNEITAIPKLLNEINIDEAIITIDAAGCQKNIAQQIVSGNADYVLALKGNQPKLYEVVQKFFLDHLEDDFARCPVSRYEETEKGHGRQEQRIYYQATVPVDFDVGHKWAGLKTIGTAIRMYEQDGIHHSDVRYYISSLRRKGELFATTVRGHWAIENTLHWSLDMTYREDESRVRNRIFANNLSWLRRLTLSLIKKHPGKQSNVMKRRMAGWNIDYLMQILTGKTT; this is translated from the coding sequence ATGTCGACAGTTGAACTGGCGGTCACCCAGGAGCTGACAGGAAACATTGTTCATTACTTTGATCAATTGAAAGACCCGCGTTCCAACATCAATCGTCTGCATCTGCTTGGTGATGTGATTGTGATCGCCATTTGCGGAGTGCTGGCCAACGCCGACGGCCCCAGTGCGATTGCGGAATGGGCGCGACTGAATGCCGATGGCCTGCAGAAACACCTGGCACTTCCGCATGGCATTCCGAAAAAAGATACGTACCGGCGCGTCCTTTCTCTCCTGAAGCCGAACGACTTTCAAGCGTGCTTCGTGCAATGGATTGAATCGCTGGAAGGACTTTCCGACGAACAGAAAGAAGGCTACAGAAAACAGATTGCGATTGATGGCAAAGCACTCCGTCGATCACATGACAAAAAGAATGGGCTGGGTGCGTTGTTCATCGTGAGTGCGTGGGCTTCTGATCAGGGGATTTCTCTGGGACAGGTGGCGACGGAAGAGAAGTCGAACGAGATCACCGCGATCCCGAAATTACTGAACGAAATCAATATCGATGAGGCGATCATTACGATTGACGCAGCGGGTTGTCAAAAAAACATTGCGCAGCAGATCGTGTCTGGCAATGCAGACTATGTGTTAGCCCTGAAAGGCAACCAACCGAAACTCTATGAGGTCGTGCAGAAGTTTTTTCTCGATCACCTGGAGGATGACTTCGCTCGCTGTCCCGTCAGTCGCTATGAAGAAACAGAGAAGGGACACGGTCGGCAGGAACAGAGAATCTACTATCAGGCGACCGTGCCTGTCGATTTTGACGTGGGCCACAAATGGGCCGGACTCAAGACCATCGGAACGGCGATCCGAATGTACGAGCAGGACGGCATTCATCATTCTGACGTTCGCTACTACATCAGCAGTCTGCGTCGCAAAGGCGAGCTGTTCGCAACAACGGTTCGTGGTCACTGGGCCATAGAAAACACGCTGCACTGGAGTCTCGACATGACCTACCGCGAGGATGAGAGTCGAGTCCGAAACCGAATCTTCGCGAACAATTTGTCATGGCTCAGACGACTCACACTCAGCCTCATCAAGAAACATCCTGGCAAACAAAGCAACGTCATGAAAAGAAGAATGGCCGGATGGAACATTGACTATTTGATGCAAATCCTTACCGGCAAAACAACTTAG
- a CDS encoding IS3 family transposase (programmed frameshift), giving the protein MSRKRRIFSAPFKAKVALEAIKGHRTISELTLKHKLHATQINLWKKQLLDGAEGVFETGSGTKKTKPAVTDEPQTAELYEQIGRLKVQLEWLKKKVPKSVSEARSWIDFDHRQLSIREQCRLLGLHRNNVYYEPVPESGENLRLMRLMDEEHLKRPHRGSRQMVDFFEDQGMTVNRKRIQRLMRKMGIEGISPKRRTTLRMEGHQVFPYLLRGLEINRPNHVWCCDITYIPMRLGFLYLVAVMDWYSRYVLSWRLSNSMDVDFCMDALENAFSSFGRPEIFNTDQGSQFTSREFTGALKSQDVAISMDGKGRAIDNVMIERLWRTVKYEEVYLKEYATGADCRNGLTSYFDYYGHQRRHQSLDRQTPWAVYRPKRSKPL; this is encoded by the exons ATCAGTGAGCTGACGTTGAAGCATAAGTTGCATGCGACTCAGATCAACCTTTGGAAGAAGCAACTTCTGGATGGAGCCGAAGGCGTCTTCGAGACTGGCAGTGGCACGAAGAAGACCAAACCGGCGGTCACCGACGAACCACAGACAGCCGAGCTGTACGAGCAGATTGGTCGTCTCAAAGTGCAGCTGGAGTGGCTTAAAAAAAAAGTG CCGAAGTCAGTGAGTGAAGCAAGGTCGTGGATTGACTTCGATCATCGGCAACTGAGTATTCGTGAGCAGTGTCGTCTTCTCGGTCTTCATCGCAACAATGTGTACTACGAACCTGTTCCGGAAAGCGGGGAGAACCTTAGACTGATGCGGCTGATGGACGAAGAACATTTGAAGCGTCCGCATCGTGGTTCGCGGCAGATGGTGGACTTCTTTGAAGATCAGGGCATGACGGTGAATCGCAAGCGAATCCAACGTTTAATGCGAAAAATGGGCATCGAAGGTATCTCCCCCAAACGTCGAACGACGCTGCGAATGGAAGGTCATCAGGTCTTTCCGTATTTGTTGCGTGGCCTTGAAATCAATCGTCCAAATCACGTTTGGTGTTGTGACATTACGTACATTCCCATGCGGTTGGGTTTTCTGTATCTGGTTGCCGTGATGGACTGGTACAGCCGCTACGTTCTTTCGTGGCGCCTGTCCAACAGCATGGATGTTGACTTCTGCATGGATGCTTTGGAAAACGCGTTTTCGTCATTCGGCAGACCAGAAATCTTTAATACCGATCAGGGTTCACAGTTTACAAGCCGTGAGTTCACCGGCGCTTTGAAGTCACAGGACGTCGCGATCAGTATGGACGGCAAGGGCCGCGCGATAGACAACGTGATGATCGAACGGCTGTGGCGAACCGTGAAATACGAAGAGGTCTATCTCAAGGAGTACGCAACCGGAGCCGATTGTAGAAACGGGCTGACGAGTTACTTCGACTACTACGGACACCAGCGCCGTCATCAGTCGCTCGACCGCCAAACACCATGGGCCGTCTACCGTCCCAAACGCTCAAAGCCACTTTGA